In the Anaerosporomusa subterranea genome, one interval contains:
- a CDS encoding ABC transporter ATP-binding protein, translating to MLTVKDLHVSYGHIQALEGVSLEVPEGKIISIIGSNGAGKTTLLNTISGIVKQKAGTIEFEGQTLTRAAHQVVKLGLVHVPEGRKIFSGLTVKENLYAGAFIAKDKAKVEENIEKMYKMYPILEKRQNQHAGTLSGGEQQMLAICRGLMSEPKMILLDEPSLGLAPIIVQGVFELIKQISAQGLTVMLVEQNAKKALALCDYAYVLENGKIVVQGLGKELLCDDRIKKAYLGERA from the coding sequence ATGCTTACTGTAAAAGACCTGCATGTTTCTTACGGCCACATTCAGGCGCTTGAAGGAGTTAGCTTGGAGGTGCCAGAAGGTAAAATCATCAGTATTATCGGCTCGAATGGCGCGGGTAAGACCACTCTCCTTAACACCATCTCAGGAATTGTCAAGCAAAAGGCAGGAACCATTGAGTTTGAGGGCCAGACGCTAACTCGCGCCGCTCATCAGGTCGTCAAGCTTGGTTTGGTACATGTACCTGAGGGGCGTAAAATTTTTTCCGGACTTACAGTAAAAGAGAACCTCTATGCCGGCGCTTTTATCGCCAAAGACAAAGCCAAGGTAGAGGAAAACATCGAAAAAATGTATAAGATGTATCCCATCTTAGAGAAACGTCAGAACCAGCATGCAGGCACACTTTCCGGCGGTGAGCAGCAAATGCTGGCCATTTGCCGCGGGCTAATGTCTGAACCGAAGATGATTCTTCTTGATGAGCCGTCTCTCGGATTAGCGCCTATTATAGTCCAAGGCGTTTTCGAGTTGATTAAACAAATTAGCGCGCAAGGCCTTACTGTCATGCTCGTCGAGCAGAACGCGAAAAAAGCGCTAGCTCTCTGCGACTATGCCTATGTACTTGAAAACGGCAAAATTGTCGTGCAAGGATTGGGCAAAGAACTTTTGTGCGATGATCGCATCAAAAAAGCCTATCTGGGCGAACGTGCTTAA